One part of the Cottoperca gobio chromosome 14, fCotGob3.1, whole genome shotgun sequence genome encodes these proteins:
- the ncf1 gene encoding neutrophil cytosol factor 1 — MINSIPLVHVRNLLVSAATVAFISPCVPWELLFLSVTDVNVFVSSAPRWLYSEKSPETRQSTLAEYFQSLINLPPHISRCHQLTNFLEVRPEDENPPTQNTPKRNETFVVSRELARGNASEISGPIILDTYSVIADFAKTSKHEIDLHTGDLVEIVEKNQNGWWFCQFEAKRGWVPASYLEPLDGPEEVEDAEPDYQGELHVTIKAYKAEQDDEISLELGETVAVIHKLLDGWWVVRKEDETGHFPSMFLHKTGKKERYEAERVNLQGKKPPPRRSTIRNAKSIHNKARQQLSQDAYRRNSRRYLQQKGGSRLTEPNKNSKNAAKSPLRERRSQENIPKVSSSSSESELKKETPVIPPRPSPEVILERCSDNTRKKVSIHGSHTSSTSSTS; from the exons atgaTCAACTCGATACCACTCGTTCATGTACGAAACCTTTTAGTATCTGCCGCTACTGTGGCGTTTATTTCCCCGTGTGTCCCCtgggaattattatttttatctgtgactgatgtgaatgtgtttgtgtcgtCAGCGCCGCGGTGGCTGTACAGCGAGAAGTCACCAGAGACCAGGCAGAGCACGTTGGCGGAGTACTTCCAATCCCTCATCAACCTGCCGCCTCACATCTCCCGCTGCCATCAGCTCACCAACTTCCTCGAGGTTCGACCCGAGGATGAGAACCCACCCACCCAAAACAC ACCGAAAAGAAACGAGACGTTTGTGGTCTCCAGGGAGTTGGCGAGAGGCAACGCATCAG AGATTTCTGGCCCCATCATATTGGACACCTACAGTGTGATCGCAGACTTCGCCAAGACGTCCAAACATGAGATTGACCTGCACACCGGAGACCTGGTGGAAATTGTGGAGAAAAATCAGAACG GTTGGTGGTTCTGCCAGTTTGAGGCTAAACGAGGCTGGGTTCCTGCGTCCTACTTGGAGCCCCTGGACGGACCGGAGGAGGTCGAGGACGCTGAGCCGGACTACCAGG gagagcTGCACGTCACCATCAAAGCCTACAAGGCGGAGCAGGATGACGAGATCTCTCTGGAGCTCGGGGAAACCGTCGCAGTCATTCACAAACTGCTGGACGGCTGGTGGGTCGTCAG GAAAGAAGACGAGACGGGTCATTTCCCCTCCATGTTCCTGCACAAGACCGGCAAGAAAGAGAGATATGAAGCAGAGAGGGTGAACCTGCAGGGAAAGAAACCGCCACCTCGCAG ATCCACCATCCGAAATGCCAAGAGCATCCACAACAAGGCTCGCCAGCAGCTCAGCCAGGACGCCTACCGCAGGAACAGCCGCCGGTACCTCCAGCAGAAAGGCGGCAGCCGCCTCACAGAGCCGAACAAGAACTCCAAGAACGCTGCAAAGTCACcgctgagagagaggaggagccAGG AAAACATTCCCAAGGTGTCTAGCTCCAGTTCGGAGAGCGAGCTGAAGAAGGAGACTCCGGTCATCCCTCCCCGGCCCAGTCCGGAGGTCATCCTGGAGCGCTGCAGCGACAACACCCGCAAGAAAGTCAGCATCCACGGGTCACACACCAGCTCCACCAGCTCCACCAGCTAG